In one Nicotiana sylvestris chromosome 8, ASM39365v2, whole genome shotgun sequence genomic region, the following are encoded:
- the LOC138874457 gene encoding uncharacterized protein, with protein sequence MLEDLTKRIESGEKVIAANDKNVETYNFRVDQTPGTPPVLKGVDSKKFVQRPFLEEAAPKPIPKKLRMPELPKYNETSDPNEHVTAYTCAIKGNDIKDDEIEYVLLKKYGETLSKGAMMWYHNLNPNSIDSFTTLADSSIKAYIGAIKLIMKKSDVLEMEQGENEMIQEFISRFQTERMKLPLVSDDWVGQAFTQGLNEQSSVASRKLKENLIEYPAATWSDVYNRYQSKIRVEGDQLGSPSGLVYLSRLRVKESKPNREGYQSYPEDRRNAPRRNTPRND encoded by the coding sequence ATGCTGgaagacctcaccaaaaggatcgagtcgggcgagaaAGTTATAGCAGCCAATGACAAGAATGTCGAAACCTATAACTTCAGGGTCGACCAAACCCCGGGCACACCCCCAGTCCTaaagggtgtagattcgaagaagttcgtacaacggccattcctagaggaagcggctccgaagcccattccaaagaagctcagaatgccagaactcccaaaatataaCGAGACCTCAGATCCAAACGAACATgtcactgcctatacgtgcgcaataaagggcaacgacataaaagacgacgagatcgagtacGTCTTATTGAAGAAGTACGGGgaaacgctctcgaagggggccatgatgtggtatcacaacctaaatcccaactccatagattcattcaccACGCTAGCGGACTCCTCCATAAAGGCATACATCGGTGCAATCAAATTAATAATGAAGAAGTCTGACGTACTCGAGATGGAGCAGGGGGAGAATGAAATGATACAAGAATTCATATCTCGCTTCCAAACGGAACGAATGAAACTACCCCTGGTTTCCGACGATTGGGTGGGGCAGGCtttcacccaaggcctgaacgaacaAAGCTCAGTGGCCTCAAGgaagctgaaagagaatctgattGAGTATCCTGCTGCAACCTGGTCGGATGTCTacaaccggtaccagtcaaagatcagggtcgagggcGACCAGCTGGGATCaccctcgggcttagtatatcTGAGTAGACTCCGGGTGAAGGAGTCAAAACCAAACAGGGAGGGGTATCAGTCGTACCCCGAAGACAGGAGGAACGCCCCAAGACGCAACACACCTCGCAACGACTGA